One stretch of Anabas testudineus chromosome 24, fAnaTes1.2, whole genome shotgun sequence DNA includes these proteins:
- the LOC113149617 gene encoding titin: MSAKSCASGTSEKGCLEEESEERSSSISNISVSSRSTTACEVPSEEHAAIEESAKRPSSTSSAKSVRSAKSSKSKASNAPGKESHQENVERAPSGMSIKSTKSGQSNATGVSKKSNVCEVPAEDGADVTNTEEDTEKASHSFQHECNEDDAGSEDRDTEDRTQSAQSFKSTKSELSMRSGKSKVSEQTDETHTEETEHADGSTSVLSVKSNTSARTMKSGVSALTPGERTKNKNFKNGAMSTKSENSNRSTKSHKLTTPEIPVIECLDSPNDANDERISSVMSEISNISEKSKVSEVVADENTSECEERTISPVSAATESEMSIRSDVPSVTVEKTEERTPTVVSLKSKVSAHSKKSEGRTRSALSVKSDRSTKSRKSKATDISTVGAVENKEQCEMLMAVDVPAEPQCSVSKENVEEAVNTECTTTSNLHEEAKQQDRVDKRSCHSRRSRKDTANAAEQQSAEPKLETCQGETPPRGNKCHLIGPAKSNESDLSQTLSSSDVLKEMCEVPADGGKGTVNDPLEATDLGKSVPDNTSSACRHSTTDDFELVPSSLPNASPTEVVNEWLKTIPADGDLYDMEEFNENSEAEKTSPSTEEMENSNDSAAENPKDTNEGVSMNSGPNNDCHTNPEAPNEDNDADAAKIFHSSVQVMKVLLNPKLDRCNSLPEVSPVYGRKLSTSARGLLDCLVKLQLIDHDPKNANERGERYQELMNILQSLWLCDPPEEEQVSKKNHHHSVDDEFNHTSSSGVDVNSGSTGSGKSSDGVKSSDGVNCDVTQPHTSATILREIQEVCEEEEGDHWTHERQEEEKQKEDDPATDETIRSSDSPRELLETPPTSNKSSENDGNAKKCPRGVESECQDDNRSESPPLVQRAQLAKRISQDPDPVWVLTLLTKIEKQFMTHYINAMREFKVRWNLDDNEQLDVMISELETEVHKRIQKSIDRELGKIQGLAGLPRPPKETLSRASTTQTEERRQRLKIKLKQSVDPQAEKSDDSATGTSYSDPRSENDAEYCPCDSCIKKKMTARPPLHAEVTNIAPEATCASHSENDTETTEAATLVETAIAKAVREVEEDEIYHGSEGDEGDEKEAEDVCQHAGQGGGSENKEEEEEVDNNEEISKADDDREVVNDENEPIVENVDIAEGISEKEPSEEDSKDASADTVDDILEEEAAESTTGEDEHAAEETAETAVVTAAELQSDKDEVVEIADMSTDDPAESLEVVPNEDENKTTENSASATEDVLPKELDEADEGESTEGADEILADESTEAAITKQKPNKQEANQGLLTIKKIEEISAAATTVDESDKEVAMKAEINDNEEEIPDIEADENNDKDDEETSDNEIAVDKETDITGEHERKSETAEGEEETVADDDEEEIAVSSDDEVKQGAAEATTSEGEDAAHPSEHESDKEEAEKEGTTNGDVELSSMCSDDSAKENDDATTANDLSREAAEETTTDDEIVAEQEIAITNKDESKEDAAEDEFAEEKTVAMTENESDNEEAVESGAGIENDSARDVTGDEDGTTEEKYSATDDLLEESAEKAISEDEHESEKETDFTSEEVKEEDDEDTTAENENAEKSHMVATSQDEANKEEAAEEETDSDEEEVASTSAEESAHDNSDTAAKQPAEEAETEDEMTVAKGKETTAEDELAAEENSVAATTENESDKEEAAVTSANDFEEDAKTNQDKSAEKNDATDDELSKEADAVATREDDTAAEKDMDVTSEDEEETKADDENAAAESDAAATEDESDKDEGAGARIDEDGEETAATNDEDETAATAESESAANEESALTSRDEADGNSGAEEDKDDVATTEHKSDAAVEEEIQATSANESDEQEITEDETAEEKEIAVTSEDEIKEEADETTTADEENAAEDVADTTEHDSDEEAVDVGESAEETAAGSEDDCAEGSDVTTNDKESAEENNNADEVAIEEEVVTTDEDDTKTDTAVEKESSCEEEISRGDESNEEKMEETTAGEEVMNECNETEAGPESARDESSEAGTENESEEDSYVSGTDENKSVSNATTDVNETVGEEDTSKVTNENESGEEYSNVKSESESVDETAEEDEVATDENETLSEEDHGEMAPDEKLQETEAFEESAVRMRKRMLYLTMRGPEEGETTDNESEEAENEGEEPAERDCTEAATTGDETEEPETAAEESGEAEKLENEITESDGEQESGGEGESAEEEVGQAQGEVDATTEDESAQDEIQQFSGGEDEEVLEKTAREAATSQMREETEITEKHQEETNAETEGPDDVMELKPDEDEEDISENEEEGDVDEDADGQTETTQCECIDIRNESHGNAKDNVETSEKEEEDTEALNGDWNRIQEYSADGEDEAEEDSDGAEGETDDGEQDIGPSERDKLAAANRAAEEATLIPLDTLINAESEDGAYADVEDSETEINSQEEGTSLE; the protein is encoded by the exons ATGTCAGCAAAGTCATGTGCTTCGGGCACATCTGAAAAAGGTTGTCTggaagaagaaagtgaagagagGTCTTCAAGCATTAGCAATATTTCTGTATCATCAAGGAGTACAACAGCATGTGAAGTTCCTTCAGAGGAGCATGCGGCAATTGAGGAAAGTGCCAAAAGACCATCAAGCACGTCATCTGCTAAATCAGTCAGATCTGCCAAGAGTAGTAAGTCAAAAGCCTCTAACGCGCCAGGTAAAGAAAGTCATCAGGAGAATGTGGAACGAGCACCAAGCGGTATGTCCATCAAGTCGACAAAATCTGGACAGTCAAATGCTACAGGGGTGTCAAAGAAATCCAACGTGTGTGAGGTTCCCGCTGAAGATGGTGCTGATGTTACTAACACTGAAGAAGACACCGAAAAAGCTTCTCACTCATTTCAACATGAATGCAATGAAGATGATGCTGGAAGtgaagacagagacactgaagatAGGACACAAAGTGCTCAGTCATTTAAATCAACAAAGTCAGAGCTATCAATGAGGTCAGGGAAATCAAAGGTTTCTGAACAGACAGATGAAACACATACCGAGGAGACAGAACACGCAGATGGGTCAACCAGTGTATTGTCAGTGAAGTCAAACACTTCTGCAAGGACCATGAAGTCCGGTGTTTCTGCGCTCACCCCCGGTGAAAggactaaaaacaaaaattttaaaaatggtGCCATGTCAACCAAATCAGAAAACTCTAACAGgtcaacaaaatcacacaaattaaCAACTCCAGAAATCCCTGTTATTGAATGTTTGGATTCTCCCAATGATGCAAATGATGAAAGAATATCAAGTGTCATGtcagaaatatcaaatatatcAGAAAAATCGAAAGTCTCTGAGGTCGTGGCCGATGAAAATACTAGTGAGTGTGAGGAGAGAACAATTAGCCCTGTGTCTGCAGCAACTGAATCAGAAATGTCAATCAGGTCTGACGTTCCTTCTGTGACAGTTGAAAAAACTGAAGAGCGGACACCTACAGTCGTTTCATTAAAGTCTAAGGTTTCAGCACATTCAAAGAAAAGTGAAGGGCGGACCCGGAGTGCTTTATCTGTCAAGTCAGATCGCTCCACGAAATCTCGAAAATCCAAAGCAACGGATATTTCCACTGTTGGAGCCGTGGAAAATAAAGAGCAGTGTGAAATGTTGATGGCTGTTGATGTTCCTGCTGAGCCACAGTGTAGTGTTTCTAAAGAAAATGTAGAGGAAGCTGTGAATACTGAGTGTACAACTACAAGTAATTTACACGAGGAAGCAAAACAACAAGATCGGGTTGATAAGAGGAGCTGTCACTCTAGGAGAAGCAGGAAAGACACCGCAAAtgctgcagagcagcagagtgcTGAACCTAAATTAGAAACATGTCAGGGTGAAACACCACCAAGAGGAAATAAATGTCATCTGATTGGTCCTGCAAAGTCAAATGAAAGTGATTTGTCACAGACTCTGTCCAGTTCAGATGTTCTCAAAGAGATGTGTGAGGTTCCAGCAGATGGAGGAAAAGGGACAGTAAATGATCCATTGGAAGCTACAGACCTTGGTAAAAGTGTCCCTGATAACACAAGCAGCGCATGCAGACACAGCACCACAGATGACTTTGAGCTGGTCCCTTCTAGTCTACCAAATGCATCTCCCACCGAGGTCGTAAATGAATGGCTCAAAACAATACCAGCAGATGGTGATTTATATGACATGGAGGAATTTAATGAAAATAGTGAGGCAGAAAAAACTAGTCCCTCaacagaggaaatggaaaatAGCAACGATTCTGCAGCTGAGAATccaaaagacacaaatgaagGAGTTTCGATGAACAGTGGCCCCAATAATGACTGTCACACAAATCCAGAGGCACCAAATGAAGATAATGATGCTGATGCTGCAAAAATATTCCACTCTTCTGTACAGGTGATGAAAGTACTTCTAAATCCAAAGCTTGACAGGTGTAACAGTTTACCAGAAGTATCTCCAGTGTATGGACGCAAACTGAGCACTTCAGCTAGAGGTCTTTTAGATTGTCTCGTGAAGCTGCAGTTAATAGACCATGATCCTAAAAATGCAAACGAGAGGGGTGAACGATACCAAGAACTAATGAACATTCTTCAGTCTCTTTGGCTTTGTGACCCTCCAGAGGAAGAGCAGGTCTCGAAGAAAAATCATCACCATTCTGTGGACGACGAATTCAATCATACATCATCCTCTGGTGTGGATGTCAACAGTGGCTCCACGGGCTCTGGGAAAAGTAGTGACGGAGTGAAAAGCAGTGACGGTGTGAATTGTGATGTGACTCAACCACATACCAGCGCAACGATTTTAAGGGAAATACAAGAAGTTTgcgaggaagaagaaggagaccACTGGACACAtgagagacaagaagaagaaaaacaaaaggaagatgATCCAGCAACAGATGAAACAATCAGAAGCAGTGACAGTCCAAGAGAACTACTTGAAACACCACCCACGTCAAACAAGAGCTCTGAAAATGACGGCAATGCCAAAAAATGCCCAAGAGGAGTTGAAAGTGAATGTCAAGACGACAACAGATCTGAGAGTCCTCCCCTTGTTCAAAGAGCCCAGCTAGCCAAAAGGATTTCTCAAGATCCTGATCCTGTTTGGGTTTTAACCTTATTAACTAAAATAGAAAAGCAGTTTATGACACATTATATCAACGCAATGAGAGAGTTCAAAGTCCGGTGGAACTTGGATGATAACGAGCAGCTTGACGTGATGATAAGCGAACTTGAAACTGAAGTCCACAAAAGAATCCAAAAGAGTATAGACCGAGAGCTGGGGAAAATCCAAGGTCTGGCAGGCCTACCGAGACCCCCTAAAGAAACACTGTCCCGAGCTTCGACgacacaaacagaggagagaagacagaggttAAAGATTAAGCTCAAACAATCGGTTGATCCACAGGCAGAGAAAAGTGATGATTCAGCAACAGGTACATCTTACAGTGACCCGCGCAGTGAGAATGATGCTGAATACTGTCCATGTGATTCctgcattaagaaaaaaatgacagctAGGCCGCCGCTTCATGCAGAAGTTACGAACATCGCACCT GAAGCCACCTGTGCATCTCATTCGGAAAACGATACTGAAACAACAGAAGCTGCAACGCTTGTAGAAACAGCTATTGCCAAAGCTGTGAGAGAGGTGGAAGAGGATGAAATATACCACGGCAGTGAAGGTGACGAAGGTGATGAAAAGGAAGCAGAAGATGTGTGTCAACATGCAGGTCAAGGAGGTGgttcagaaaataaagaagaagaagaggaagtggatAATAATGAAGAGATAAGTAAAGCAGATGACGACAGAGAAGTAGtcaatgatgaaaatgaacCGATAGTAGAAAATGTGGACATAGCAGAAGGTATTTCTGAAAAAGAACCATCAGAAGAAGACTCTAAGGATGCATCTGCAGACACAGTTGACGACATATTAGAGGAAGAGGCTGCTGAGTCCACCACAGGTGAAGATGAACATGCAGCAGAAGAGACTGCAGAGACTGCTGTAGTCACAGCAGCTGAACTCCAATCTGACAAAGACGAGGTTGTGGAAATCGCCGACATGAGTACAGATGATCCTGCAGAGAGCTTGGAAGTCGTACcaaatgaagatgaaaacaaaactacagaGAACAGTGCCAGTGCCACAGAAGATGTACTGCCAAAGGAGCTGGATGAAGCAGATGAAGGTGAATCTACGGAAGGTGCAGACGAAATATTAGCAGACGAGTCTACTGAGGCAGCCATAACGAAACAGAAACCTAATAAGCAAGAAGCAAATCAGGGATTGttgacaataaagaaaatagaagAGATTTCTGCAGCAGCTACAACTGTAGATGAATCTGACAAAGAGGTGGCCATGAAAGCCGAGATAAATGACAATGAAGAAGAGATTCCTGATATTGAAGCAGATGAGAACAATGACAAAGATGACGAAGAAACATCTGACAATGAGATTGCTGTAGACAAAGAGACTGACATCACAGGTGAACATGAAAGAAAGAGTGAGACTGCTGAAGGTGAAGAGGAGACTGTGGCAGATGATGACGAGGAAGAGATCGCTGTCAGCAGTGACGATGAAGTGAAGCAAGGGGCGGCTGAGGCCACCACATCAGAGGGTGAAGATGCAGCACACCCAAGCGAACATGAATCTGATAAAGAGGAGGCTGAGAAAGAAGGAACGACGAATGGCGACGTTGAGCTTTCTTCCATGTGTTCAGATGATTCTGCAAAAGAGAATGATGACGCAACCACAGCTAACGACTTATCAAGGGAAGCAGCTGAAGAAACCACAACAGACGATGAGATTGTAGCAGAACAAGAGATTGCTATCACAAATAAAGATGAATCGAAGGAAGACGCTGCTGAAGATGAATTCGCAGAAGAAAAGACAGTAGCCATGACTGAAAATGAGTCTGACAATGAGGAAGCTGTAGAGAGTGGTGCTGGCATTGAAAATGATTCTGCAAGAGATGTTACTGGAGATGAAGACGGAACTACAGAGGAGAAATATTCTGCAACGGATGATTTGTTAGAGGAATCAGCTGAAAAAGCAATATCTGAAGATGAGCATGAGTCAGAAAAGGAGACTGATTTCACAAGTGAGGAAGTTAAAGAAGAGGACGATGAAGACaccacagctgaaaatgaaaatgctgaaaagaGCCATATGGTTGCCACAAGTCAAGATGAAGCCAACAAAGAAGAGgctgcagaagaagagacagactCTGATGAAGAAGAAGTTGCTTCCACTAGTGCAGAGGAGTCTGCCCATGacaacagtgacacagcagcaaaacaaccgGCTGAAGAAGCAGAAACTGAAGATGAGATGACTGTAGCAAAAGGAAAGGAAACGACTGCTGAAGATGAACTTGCAGCAGAGGAGAACTCTGTGGCAGCTACAACGGAAAATGAATCCGACAAAGAAGAGGCTGCTGTCACTAGTGCTAATGATTTTGAGGAAGATGCCAAAACAAATCAAGATaaatctgcagagaaaaatgaTGCCACAGATGATGAACTGTCAAAGGAAGCGGACGCAGTAGCAACAAGGGAAGATGACACGGCTGCAGAAAAAGACATGGATGTCACaagtgaagatgaagaagaaaccAAAGCTGACGatgaaaatgctgctgcagagtcTGATGCAGCTGCGACTGAGGATGAATCTGACAAGGATGAGGGTGCGGGAGCACGGATAgatgaagatggagaagaaacTGCTGCCACAAACGATGAAGATGAAACTGCAGCAACAGCTGAGAGTGAAAGTGCTGCGAACGAAGAAAGTGCTCTCACAAGTAGAGATGAAGCTGATGGTAACAGTGGAGCAGAAGAGGATAAGGACGACGTTGCAACAACTGAACACAAATCCGATGCAGCTGTGGAAGAAGAGATTCAAGCCACCAGTGCCAATGAATCAGATGAGCAAGAAATAACTGAAGATGAGACTGCCGAAGAAAAGGAGATTGCTGTCACAAGTGAGGATGAAATAAAGGAAGAAGCTGACGAAACCACCACGGCTGATGAGGAAAATGCAGCAGAAGACGTGGCAGACACAACTGAACATGATTCTGATGAAGAGGCTGTGGATGTAGGCGAAAGTGCGGAAGAAACTGCTGCTGGTAGTGAAGACGATTGCGCAGAAGGCTCGGACGTCACCACAAATGATAAAGAAAGTGCAGAGGAGAATAATAACGCAGACGAGGTTGCCATTGAAGAAGAAGTTGTTACCACAGATGAGGATGATACCAAGACCGACACAGCCGTAGAGAAAGAAAGTTCGTGTGAGGAGGAAATCAGCAGAGGCGATGAatcaaatgaagagaaaatggAGGAAACCACAGCTGGCGAAGAAGTCATGAACGAGTGCAACGAAACAGAGGCTGGTCCTGAGTCTGCAAGAGACGAAAGCTCCGAAGCTGGGACTGAGAATGAATCAGAGGAGGACAGTTATGTATCAGGCacagatgaaaataaatcagtaagcAACGCAACAACAGATGTAAATGAGACGGTAGGAGAAGAGGACACATCAAAAGTTACAAATGAAAATGAGTCTGGTGAAGAATATTCCAATGTCAAGTCTGAAAGTGAGAGTGTAGATGAAACAGCAGAAGAGGATGAAGTGGCTACAGATGAAAATGAGACATTAAGCGAGGAGGACCATGGGGAAATGGCACCAGATGAAAAGCTTCAAGAGACCGAAGCCTTTGAAGAAAGTGCA GtaaggatgaggaagaggatgctGTATCTCACAATGAGGGGACCAGAAGAGGGTGAAACAACTGATAACGAATCTGAAGAGGCTGAAAACGAAGGGGAGGAACCTGCTGAAAGAGACTGCACAGAGGCTGCGACAACAGGAGATGAGACTGAAGAacctgaaacagcagcagaggagtcAGGGGAAGCTGAAAAACTAGAGAATGAGATTACTGAAAGTGATGGTGAACAGGAATCTGGAGGAGAAGGTGAATCCGCAGAAGAAGAGGTTGGACAGGCTCAGGGAGAAGTGGATGCAACCACAGAGGATGAATCTGCACAAGATGAGATACAACAGTTTTcaggaggagaagatgaagaggtTTTGGAGAAGACTGCCAGAGAAGCTGCGACTAGTCAAATGCGTGAGGAAACTGAAATAACTGAGAAGCATCAAGAAGAGACTAATGCTGAAACGGAAGGCCCTGATGATGTGATGGAGCTGAAGccagatgaggatgaggaggatatATCAGAAAACGAAGAAGAAGGAGATGTAGATGAAGATGCTGATGGACAGACGGAGACAACACAATGTGAGTGCATTGACATCCGAAATGAAAGTCATGGTAACGCTAAAGACAACGTTGAAACCTctgaaaaggaggaagaggacacTGAGGCACTAAATGGAGACTGGAATAGAATCCAGGAGTATTCAGCTGATGGAGAAGACGAGGCCGAGGAAGATTCAGACGGAGCGGAGGGAGAAACTGACGATGGAGAGCAAGATATTGGTCCAAGCGAGAGAGACAAACTAGCGGCAGCTAACAGAGCGGCTGAGGAAGCGACGTTAATCCCACTCGATACTCTGATCAATGCAGAATCTGAGGATGGTGCTTATGCTGATGTTGAAGATTCTGAGACTGAAATCAACAGTCAAGAAGAAGGTACAAGCCTGGAGTGA